One window of Quercus robur chromosome 5, dhQueRobu3.1, whole genome shotgun sequence genomic DNA carries:
- the LOC126725888 gene encoding serine carboxypeptidase-like 31, whose protein sequence is MLLCLCSSCGVKAVYVYKYLFGVLPNRSNMDFALKKTILHTLALLLLLLSIIMEPVVCFRHWKWSSSSSGKKITSEGNGDLVTGLPGQPNVNFKHYAGYVSVNETKGRALFYWFYEATTQADERPLVLWLNGGPGCSSVGYGATQEIGPFLVDTHGNGLKYNPYSWNTKANILFLESPVGVGFSYSNTTSDYINLGDEFTANDAYIFLHKWFLKFPSYRTQTFYIAGESYAGKYVPELAELIHDKNKDPFLYIDLKGILLGNPETSDAEDWRGLVDYAWSHAVISDETHKIIKSSCDFNVNDTWSNNDCSEAIDEVLKQYKEIDIYSLYTSVCTGNSADSDNKSIQVMMKRTSKMMPRIMGGYDPCLDEYAKTFYNRPDVQKALHVSDGHQLKNWSICNMNIFDKWSDSKPSVLPIYKKLITAGLRIWVYSGDTDGRVPVLSTRYSLSALGLLITKAWRPWYHQKEVSGWFQEYEGLTFATFRGPGHAVPCFKPSDSLAFFSAFLQGESPPAAR, encoded by the exons ATGTTGCTCTGCTTGTGTTCATCCTGTGGTGTGAAAGCTGTctatgtatataaatatttatttggtgTGCTTCCAAATCGATCCAATATggattttgcattaaaaaagaCAATTCTCCACACTCtggctcttcttcttcttctcctatcGATAATAATGGAGCCTGTTGTGTGTTTTAGACATTGGAAATggagtagtagtagtagtgggAAAAAAATTACCTCAGAAGGGAATGGGGATCTTGTAACTGGCTTGCCCGGCCAGCCTAATGTAAACTTCAAGCACTACGCTGGCTATGTCAGTGTAAATGAAACAAAGGGAAGGGCACTCTTTTACTGGTTCTATGAGGCCACGACTCAGGCTGATGAAAGACCATTAGTGCTGTGGCTTAATGGAG GGCCCGGGTGCTCTTCTGTGGGATATGgagcaacacaagagattggtcCTTTTCTAGTGGATACGCATGGAAATGGACTTAAATATAATCCCTACTCATGGAACACAA AAGCCAACATATTATTCCTGGAATCTCCTGTTGGGGTCGGTTTTTCATACTCGAATACAACTAGTGATTACATTAATTTGGGAGATGAATTTACAG CAAATGATGCATATATCTTCCTCCACAAGTGGTTCCTCAAGTTCCCTTCATATAGAACGCAAACCTTCTATATTGCTGGAGAAAGCTATGCAG GAAAATACGTTCCAGAACTTGCTGAGCTCATCCATGACAAGAACAAAGATCCTTTTCTTTATATCGAtctcaagggtattttg TTGGGTAATCCTGAAACATCTGATGCTGAGGACTGGAGAGGTCTAGTGGATTATGCTTGGAGTCATGCTGTGATATCGGATGAGACtcataaaataatcaaatcaagCTGTGATTTTAACGTTAATGATACATGGAGCAACAATGATTGTAGTGAAGCCATTGATGAAGTACTCAAACAGTATAAGGAGATTGATATCTATAGCCTCTACACCTCAGTCTGTACTGGCAATTCAGCTGATTCAGATAACAAATCAATTCAAGTCATGATGAAGCGCACATCTAAGATG ATGCCAAGAATCATGGGTGGTTACGATCCATGCCTTGATGAATATGCTAAGACATTCTACAACAGACCAGATGTTCAGAAGGCTCTACATGTTAGTGATGGTCACCAGCTAAAGAACTGGAGCATCTGCAA TATGAATATATTTGACAAGTGGTCAGACTCAAAACCATCTGTCCTTCCTATATACAAGAAGCTAATTACAGCAGGACTTAGAATATGGGTCTACAG TGGAGACACAGATGGAAGAGTTCCTGTATTGTCTACAAGATACAGCTTAAGTGCCCTGGGACTACTCATCACCAAGGCATGGAGGCCTTGGTACCACCAGAAAGAG GTCAGTGGTTGGTTCCAAGAATACGAGGGACTTACTTTTGCAACGTTTAGAGGACCTGGCCATGCAGTACCTTGCTTCAAACCAAGCGACTCATTGGCATTTTTCTCAGCCTTTCTCCAAGGAGAATCTCCACCAGCTGCTCGTTAA